Below is a genomic region from Mycolicibacterium neworleansense.
CGACGTCGTCGTTGAGGAACTCGGCCGCCACCTCGTCGGGAACCAGCGTCGGATCGGCCAGCAGGCGGTCGGCCAGCGGTTCCAGCCCGGCTTCCTTGGCGATCTGGGCCTTGGTGCGGCGCTTGGGCTTGTACGGCAGGTAGATGTCCTCGACCCGGGCCTTCGTCTCGGCCGCCATCAGGGCGGCCCTCAACTCATCGGTGAGCTTGCCCTGCTCCTCGATCGATGCCAGCACGGCCTCGCGACGCTGATCGAGCTCACGCAGGTAGCCCAGGCGTTCCTCCAGGGTGCGCAGCTGGCCGTCGTCGAGGCCGCCGGTGACCTCCTTGCGGTACCGGGCGATGAACGGGACGGTCGAGCCCTCGTCCAGTAGCGCCACCGTGGCGGCGACCTGCCCCTCGCCCACGGCGAGTTCCTCGGCCAGACGGGCGGTTACGGATTTGATGGTTCCGACGGTCACGCTCTGAGTCACGTCGGAGGACCCTACCGAATCGGGCGGACAACACCGGGGCACGGTGAAGTGTGTGTCCTGCCACGAAAAAACGGCCCCGGATAATCCGAAGCCGTTGGTGGTGATGGTGGTCCCGGCTGGGTTCGAACCAGCGACCTTCCGCGTGTGAGGCGGACGCTCTCCCACTGAGCTACGAGACCGTGGGAACGACGTCGAACACTAGCACGCATACCGGGCCAGACCCGAATCGGTATCCACCCGATCGACTTGTTTGATTTGCCAAATATGCACGCCGATGCGGGCGTATGGTCACCCGTCATGGTTCACCTGCGGGTCCGCTTGCCGGCGGTCGGCGGCGCAGTTTTTGCTGCTTGTGTGCTGTTTTCGGGCTGCCACAGCGCCCCGGCCCCCATGACAGATCGGACTTCCGCCGTAACGCCGAGTGTTCAGGGCGTCTCCAGGTTGGTGAACCGGCAGGTCAAGGAGCTGACCAGGTTCACCTCGCCGTCCGGCAACGTGGGGTGCTATCTCGACACCTCTATGGCGCGCTGCGACATCGCCGAACGTAACTGGGCCCCGCCGCTGCGGCCGGCCAGTTGTGAGTTCGCTTACGGCCAAGGCATGACGCTGCGTCCCGGCCGGCCGGCGGAGTTCGTCTGCGCCGGCGACACGGCGCTGGGCGCGGGTGGCGAACTGGGCTACGGGGATTCGATCACCGCCGGCACCCTGCGCTGCGAAAGTGCCGACACCGGCATCACCTGCCGCGACACCAAGACCCGCCACGGATTCGCTCTCTCACGCGAGGCCTATCACCTGTTCTGAAACACCGTTTTTGGCCAGTCTTTGCCCTCCCGTAATGGGGATTTGTGTCTGCGCGCATCGGTGGACTAATGTTCTGCATCGCGACGGGCGACGATCTCGCTCGTGGCGCGCGGATGTAGCGCAGTTGGTAGCGCATCACCTTGCCAAGGTGAGGGTCGCGGGTTCGAATCCCGTCATCCGCTCGAAGGTGCGATTGTGGCATCAACCCCAGCGGTGGAGTGGCCGAGTGGTGAGGCAACGGCCTGCAAAGCCGTGCACACGGGTTCGATTCCCGTCTCCACCTCCAAGAAAGAGTTTCAACCCGCGCGATTAGCTCAGCGGGAGAGCGCTTCCCTGACACGGAAGAGGTCACTGGTTCAATCCCAGTATCGCGCACCACAATCTTTGCAGGTCAAAGGCAGTTTTTAGTCCCGAATTCGGGCCGCATGACCTCAACATGACCTCGCGGTAGCAATCGGCAAGCTAGCAGCCCACCGTGAGAGGTAGCTAGCCAATGCACCACACCCCCGCCACCGCTGCAGCCGACCCCGCATGGGCCGATCCAGCTTGGCAACTCGACAGCACTACCCGCACATGCTGCGGCGGGATCGGCTCGCACACACGCGATTGCACCGCGCCCGAACACCTGGCAGCAATCCCGGTACCCGCCGACGCGCAGCACGTAGAGGACTGGATCGACTGGAACAACACCGGCGACTACGAGCGCCACATGCACGGCACCCGCCGTGCCGTCGCCGGGGTAGAAATCCGCATCGCCGGTTTCCAGCAGGCCGACGGCATCATCAACCGGCACGCCACAGTTTGGGCGACCGACACCTACCTCGACGCCACGGCATTGCGCCAGCTCGCCGCCGCCGCCCTCACCGCTGCCGACGAACTCGACGAGCTCGGCCCGATCGCCTACACGCTCACTGACCGGCTCGACTCGTAACGACGAGCGCCCCCGCACATTTCGACGTGCGGGGGCGTTTCGTCGTTATCGCAGAGCCCGACGCAACCCAGCCTGCGCGTAGTAGCCCAGTCCCCCGCCTGCACCGAGGGCCGCACCCGTGACGACTGATCACCGACCGGCGTGCGCCACAGCTCAGCCACGCGCCCACCAGCGCGGGGCTACTTGTCGCGGCCGAGAACGAATATGGGGCAAATGGTTTCGGGGTTGTTTGGGGAGGGGTTACACCAACCAGCACCCCGTAGGGGTTACATCGACCCGACCACGACGGGCAGTGAACCACGAAGGTCTGTCAGCATCGTTCCAAGGCATGGCAGGGCTGGGCGGGCCCGCGCAGCTAAGGCGAGCACTGTCATCGCAATTCGCGCAGAACGCTATCCTGCGATTCATCGAATCGCCGAGAACCACTCTGATCGGACATCCCGCCACCGCCGCACTTACGGACAATCCGCCAGAACCAGACCCGTCCTAGCGCGAATGCCCGAATCAGGTCGTCTCGGCTACAACGACATCCGCAACATCCGCGGAGCCTGCGAGCACCCCGACATCCCCGACCCTGAAACGACGGCTTCTTCGCAATCGAACCAGTATGTCGGCCGGGAACTTCCTGGTGGGCGGAGCGCCTACGAACAACCCGGCTAACACTGCAGTCGCACGAAGTTGCGGAGTCACTCTCATACGAGTTGCACACCGTTCCCTGCTACGTCGAAGCGCTGATCTCGCTCCTCCCGGTCAGCTGTGCCCTCTGGGCACCTATTGCGTTCCACCGACAATCCGCGCATAAGGAGGCTGCCGCCGGCGGGTAATTTAACCGTGTAGCTAACACTGCTTGCTGAGGGGGAAGCAATGTCGCAATCGCTGAAATTTGATCCGGCAGACCTGTTCATGTCGGCTGATCACCTCGATAGGCATGAGGCCGATCACACCCAGGGCCACCAGTCGGCAAACGCCGATATTGCGGCAGCAGGTTCGGGATGGGTCGGTTCATCAGGTGCTGCTCTGAAGGGCAAGCTGAGTCACCTTCAAACCGTCGCAGACCACATCAGTACCGAACTGACCCACCACCGCGATGCATTCCGCCACATCGGCAAGCAGTACGACACCATCGACCAAGACTCAGCGGTCGATTTGCTCCGCATCCGCCAGAACCTCTGATGTCACTGACTCTTGCCGATGTCGAGCGGTGGAATTCTGGCGATGTCCGCGAAGTGTCGACAGCGCTGGACGCCACATCCACTTCGATGGATGGGGTCAAGGAAGGCCTCCGAGATCTCCCGATCCTGGGCACCTGGAGCGGCCAAGCCGCCGATGCCGCCAACGACAGCCTCGACAAACTCGGCGCCTACCTGTCGAGCCACGTCGCCGCGCGTCAAGAGGCGTCAAAGATCATCTCCAAGTCCGCCGATGAGATCGACGGCCTCAAATCGTTTCTGCAGAACGTGCAGGAAATGGCGCGCGGCAAGTTCGACATCAACCTCGAAACCGGCACCGTTACGCCGCTGACCGATGACGTCAACCAGGACGATCTCGACTACATCACCACCACACTGAAGCAGCTTCTAGCGTCTGCCGAAATGATCGACCGAGAACTGGCGCACGGCCTCAACCTGCTCGACGGCACGGACGAGCCAGGCAATCCGCCCACCGTCCCGATCAACCAGAACGACGAGCGGTCGCGTAATCAGATCGAAGCGTTCAAGAGGGTCTACGGTCGTGAGCCGGTCACTGCAAACGATTGGCGGATGGCTGCTGGACTGGATCCCCACAGCTACAACCCGAAGAACCATGGAAAACCTGCCAGGATCGTGGCTGGCAGGTTCACTCCGCAGCCAGGCAAAGGCGTGGTCCGCTCCAACTGGTTCATCCCCGCGGCCGAGGTGCAGAATCTGCCAAAGGACTTGCAGGACCTAGCCGACCTACGGCTGCTTCCGAAGAATTTCGGGGATAACCGCGGCCCTAGCGCCACCATCGATCCCGAGCACTCTCGGGTATCACTGTTCGTGGACTACGAGAACGGTATTGTCGCCGTCCGGCAGAACCCCACCACAACTGTCGACGGGGCACGCGGCGGCGCCGACACCGCACCACCCCAGGTCCACGTCGTCGAAGCCCCTGACGGACGAATGACGATCGACTACAACACCTGGGATGCCTATGAGTTTTCGGGAGCCGTCGCGCTAGATATGACGGTCCACGGCCGGATCACGCTGGACCCGCTAGACAATGGCACAGTCAACCTCGGCGGTAACACAATGATCTACCCCAGCATGGAGACGTACCAGTATCGCGAAGGGATACCACCGGAGGTGCTGCAATGGACTCCCGCGAACTCGGGCAGTGACCTCGGCCCGGCAACCAGCCTGATACGCGAGCATTGGATCGGCGACGCCTCACTCCCACCCGTGCGCCCCGGCATCCCGGACTGGCGGTGGCAACTAGAGAACGCTATTCCGTTCGCGCCGGACCCGTTCACGCAGCACACCACGAAGCTCACTGATCCCTCAGAAGGCCTGATTCCCAAAGTAAGTGAGGGACGATGATCACATTCTCCAAGCCGACCAAGCGACGTGTTCTTCGGTCGCTGGCGGCAGTGGTGCTAGCGAGTTGCGTACTGACTGGTATCGCGGTCTGCGTCGGGTTCATCGTCAACCACGAGGGCGAGCCGGTAGGGGGCGGTGAGTATGTGCGCCTGGCACTGCTTAGTCTGACGCTATGGGGACCGATGTACCTAGTCATCGCCTGGCCGCTTAGCGTTCCACTCATCGCCGGCATCACAGCCCTCGTCGCCTATACCCACGTACGCGACGACGACGCCACACGGTCTGGTGACCCGAAAGTCACCTTGCCAGAGGACGATCCCGAGTAGCGGCCACTCCTCGGGAGCCTGAACGTGAAGAAGTTGACTAATCGCCGTCAGGCATGGACGTCAAAATCCTGACGAGTTCGGCGGTCGGCTTCGCCCAATAAGGGCGCGCATCGTAGTTGTCCAGGAGGTTGGCGAGCCTGAGCGCAACTTGGAATAGCCACGGCACGTCTTCGATCACTGGCCCGACGAGTTCGGCTTGCAATGCCGCCTCAACCGGTCCGCAGTCGGGGTCATCAAGTATTGCTCCCCACGCTTCTCAGCCCGCACCCACCTCGCCCAAGGCGTCGTTTGCGGCCACCACGAACGAGGCAGGCGTTCAGGCCGAAGATTCGGTCTCGGGTACGCACCGTCTCGAGACTCGTTCTGGCCAGACAGTAGGCATGTGCGCGCATGGTCGGCGCGTCCATCAGCGTGGGTGCTCACAGTGTGGAGCGACCACGCAGTCTGTCGCGACTACCACGTGTTCTGAATCCGTCGTATTCTGAACAACTTTGCTCGCGACACCAGGGGTTCCCATGACTTGCTCACACACCGTCGGCGTCCCACCCGGACATCAGCCGGGTGCACCGCCGACAGGAGCGTGCCTTGAGCAAGACCGACAAGACCAAGCCGTTCTGGGTCAAGTTGATGCACGGCGACCTCGCAACCGAGGAGCAGCACGACCACATTGACGGGAATTGCGACCTGCCTCCGATCGGAGATGCGACCGCATTCATCTACGGCACAACCCAATGCCGGCGCGCATTCGTCTACACCGGCATCCGCCCATGCTGTTGCAAGCTCTGCCAGGACTACGGATGGGACATCCGCCCCGGAAAGCGTCAACGCATCGAATCAGGCCGCATGTGCCGCGACTGGCAGCGCAACTACTGACGTGGCGAACCGCGAAGAACAACACACGTATCGGTTGCGGTCTTCGCAGGTCTGTGAGGCGGCCACCTATGCCGGCGGCGGGGGCGGTGGCGCCGGTGGCACAGGTCCAACAGGCGGGGCGGGGTTCGGCACGATCGGCCCGACTGACGGCGGCGGGAGTACCGGCGGGGCCGGCGGCAGTGGAGCGGGTGGCAGCGGCGGCGCGGGAACCGGAGGGCCTGCCGGCACCGGCGGGGGCAATTGTGGAGCGGGCGGCAGCAGGTCCGGGACGGCGGCTGGATCGGCGACCGGGCTCCCCGGCGGAACGTCTTCGAGCCGGGTGGCGTGGACGGGCACGGTGATCACCGCGCCCTGCAGCCCGCACTCGTTGGATTGGATCGTGGTGGTTTGGGCTCCGGCCAGCGTGCCGTCGGGCTGCGGTGTCAATGCCAATGCCGTATCCGTGGCCTGTGCTTGCCCGACGATCGGCGCCTCGCACGGCAGCGAGCCCCTCCCCGGATCGCCCTGCCACGAATTGTTGGTGAGCCGGAATACGGCAGTCATGCCGCCGCCTTCGGTGTATGGCACGGCATGGTTGGAACCATCCATGCGCGTCGAGGTCGCCACACACCCCGAGGGTTTGCAGGCCGATCGGAATGCCCACCAGTAGCTTGCGATTTGGTTGCCCGCCCCCGGCCACGGATTGCCGTTGAGGGTGGCGTGGGGGTTGTCGTAGTCGAGGCGATAGAGGCCGTCGAAGACCGGGGTGCTCGGCAGCGGGGTGATCGCCGCGTTCGTGGCGTTCACAGCGGCTGCACTCGGCGCCGGGCTCGGCGGCTCACTGGCCGCGGCGTCCGGGGACGGCCACAGCTGCCACAGGCCGACACCGGCGACGACCGCGACAGCGGCGAGCGCCGCTGCCGGCACCCAACGCGGCTGCTCGGGCAACCGAAGGCCGCCACCGGGTGGCGCCGGTGCGGCCGGTAGCGGGTCCAATGTCAGTGTGGGCATCGGGGTTTCATCGGCCAGCGCGTGCGCGAAAGCGCCACAGCTGGCGAAGCGGTCGGCCGGATTCTTGGCTAGGGCCTTGGCCAGCACCGCGTCGAGGACGGCCAACTCGGGCTGGGTGTCGGCCAGCGCCGGCGGCTTGGAGTTGACGTGGCGGCTGACCATCACGGCGGCATTGGGATGCGCGAACAGTTGTGTCCCGGTCAGAAGGTGATACGCGGTGCAGGCCAGGGCGTACTGGTCTGCACGGCCGTCGACGTCCTCTCCCACCAGTTGTTCGGGTGCCGCGTAGCCGGGGTCGGTGGCTGTCGAGCCGCCGATGTCGCCGGCGGCACCAAGGTCGACCAGAACGGCGCGCGGCTCCACCTCACCGTCGGCCTCGGTCAGGATGATAGTGGCCGGCCTGACGTCGCGGTGCACCACACCGTGCTTGTGTGCGTAATCGAGTGCCCCGGCAACCGCCATGACAATCCGGAAAACCTGTTCGCGCGGCAGGCCGTTGGGGTATCGCTGCTCGAGGAGACCGGCAAGATCGCTGCCGGCGACGAAGTCCGTGGATATCCAGAGCCGGCCGTCGTGTTCTCCGTGACCTCGCACCCTGGCGATGCTGGGATGCCACAGCGCGGCGACCACATCGGCCTCACGGCCGAACCGCTCCCGGTACTCGGCGTCGGCGGACCTGTCTTCTGGCAGCACCGTCAGGGCCTCCTGGCCGGCACGCCTGGGATGCTGCGCGAGGTAGACCTCCCCCGCCCCGCCTGACCCCAGCACTCGAACGATCCGGAACACGGAGAACGTCTCACCGACGTTGAGCGGCATCCACGAATCCTACGAACTGCCCTCTGACGCCTGCCGCCGGCATCCGGATCACCGGCGCTGCTCCGCTGCTCCCCATCGTTTACGTTGCCCCGCAATGCAAGTCAAACCGAGGAATTTGTGTCTGCGCGCATCGGTGGGCTAATGTTCTGCTCCGCGACGGGCGACGATCTCGCTCGTGGCGCGCGGATGTAGCGCAGTTGGTAGCGCATCACCTTGCCAAGGTGAGGGTCGCGGGTTCGAATCCCGTCATCCGCTCTTCAGGGTCACCGTGCGCACACCGAGTTTGCCGTCGTTGTCACGAATCTTGAGCAACCACGTGATCGGTGGGACCGCCGGGGGCGTCGGCGCGTCAGGCGGTACCGGTGGCGGTGGCGCGATCGTGACGGTGACGGTGGTTCCGGCGATGCCGACGCGGGCGCGTGAGGCATCAGGCGGGTCGTCGACGAGCTCGAACGGCCCACTCCCCCCGCTTATCGTCAGTTCGAGCGGCGCCGCAGGGGTCACCTCGGCGGACGCGGCGTCCAAGGTGAAGTTCGGGTTGACCGTGATGGTGAACTTCCGTTCGACACCGGTTCCGAACCGCACCACCACGTCGACGTTCTGTGCGGACTCCACGAATTTGTCCTTTGCGGCGGTGAACCTCCAGCGTTGCCCCCGCGGAGCGACGTCGCCCTCAAGCTTGGCTCGCAACAGGTTTCCGGCCGGGATGATGCTGGCCGGTCCGGCCACCTTGATCGGCAGCTCGAGATCGAAGGAACCGGCCGCTGTCATCGTCGCCGTGCCACCGCCGGGCGGCAGCGCGGGCAGGTCCGTGGCGGTGATCAGGAAGTCGCGCACCGGAATCCAGAACTCGTCGTCGATATAGGTGCGTTTGCCGGCCAGCGTCGGGACGTCAGGGTGGTCGAGGTCGAACAGGTCTGCATCGGTGGGCCGGATGGGCGCCCAGATGCGGACCCGCACATCGGTCGGCAGGGTCGCGCCGGCCGCCGGCGGGTCGACGGTCAGGTCCCACCCGGCCCCGGCAGGGCGTGCGGTGACGGTGACCCCAGCGCCCGCGGCGGCTTGCCAGGCAGTGGTGTTGCGGCCGGCAACCTTGAGAGTCTGCTTCTCGGTGATGAACCGCGCGATCCCTGGCCCGGCCGGCGCGGCGCCGCTGGCCGCGGGGGTGCTCCAGGCCACCGGATCGTCACCGAGGGTGACGGTGGAATCGATGGTGATGATGGCGATGTCGGTGTTTGCCCGGTCGTCGGACGGAGTAGCGGGCAGCGGAAGCCGCGCGGGCGGAACGTTCGCCTGCCAGGCGCCCGGCCCCGCGGGCAGCAGGTAGCACCCGAGCCCGCTGAATACCCGCGGCGGGATGGGCACGATGGCCCGCAGGCGCGGCCGCATGATGGTGCCGGCCGGGACCTCGAGAAGTTCGGTGACGACCGGGGCACCGCCCCCCGCTACCGGCGGTCCGTCCACCCGCAGCGTCGTCGGCGCTGTGCCTCTTACCGTTTCATAGAGGTCGGCTGGCAACAACGCTGTGCCGGCGGCCGGCGTGAATTGCAGGATGCCGTAGAAATCGGAGCTGTCGTAGTAATCGATGCAGGTGACCAGGCCGGAGCCGTCGGCGTCGCAGCGGCCCATCGCGGTGTTCCGGCTCTGCCAACCGTCGTAGAAGGACATCAGCCGAACGGCATCCCCCAACGGGGCTGTGACATTCGCATCGGCAATATCGGTCATGTTGGTCAGGTCGGCGTTGAACTTGTCATCGACGGAAAGGATGTTCGAGTACAGGTTGCCACTCTTGCGGCTCGCCTGCTGTTCGAGGAAGTTTCGCTCGCTGTCGGGAAGAATCAGCTTGATGAACCCCACCAGCGGGGTCCATGCCTTCAGATCCAGCGCCCTGGTCAGCAACCGGCCCAGCACCACCCGCCAATCCTTCGACTCGTCGTCAGAAGCGCGCACCTCGGGGATCGAGTTGATGATCGCCTGGTTGAGCGGATTGAACACCGCCGCCCAGTCGTCGAAGTTGGTGGCGAGGATCGCCTTTCGCGCGTCGTCGTCGGGCAGCGCCGGGCCCAGGATCACGAAGCTCCAGATGATCTGCATCAGACCGCCGATGCTGACCAGCTCGAACCAGTTGGTATCGAGCCCGCTGACGTCGTCGTCCACGTCGGCCGGCCCGTGGTCCATCCAGCTGACGTCTTCATGATCCGCATCGTTGGCGACCAGGACGTCGCGGATACTGCGGAACACTCCTTGCAGCGGCAGCGCGCCGAGTATCGGTCCCCACCATGTGTTCTGCAACGTGTGCACGAGTTCGTGATCGGCCAGGGCGTCGGCCATGGTCCAACGGGCTCGCGGCTCCTCGGGTACCTGCACCTCCCCGGGGAAGGCGAACACCTTCCCGCCGCCGGCATCCGGGCGGGTCACCGCCGACTTGACGAACCCCCGCACCACCAAATGGAACGCACCGGTGGCGTCCGGCGTGATCTGCTGCCGGTACCGCCGGGGGCGATCGTCGAAAGCATCTGGCTCCCAATAGAACCGGCCGTCCTCCTCGACGATTTTCAGCTGTGAGGACAACAGCCAGTAGTGACTCCCGGCGACCGTCACCGGCTGCCAGTAATCGTTGAAGTCGGGGTGCATCGCGGCCGGTCGCGGAGTCGCCTGCAGGAAGAAGCGCCAGCCGCTGGGCTGCCGGGCGAGGCTGTAGTTACCCGAACCGGTCCCGTCCACCGGCACCACACCCATGATCGACGCCGGCCACGCGCCGTAGGCGGAGGGCAGGTCGCCGCCGGTGTGCCGGATGAACCGGGCCGCGGACATCTTGGTGCCGATCGTGGAGCCCTCCGGCGTATACCTGGTCAGGGTGAACGGCCCGGTTCCGATCAGCGGATCGACAGTGTCGACGCTGACTGTACCGATCGCCGAGATCTCCCGAACCCGTCGGTCTGCACCATCTTCGATGAGCACCGGTTGCTTGGCCGACATCAATGCGGTGGAGGTGACCTTGACGGTCAGCACATCACCCGCCTGCGTTGTCCCGGTGCCCTTGTCGATGTCCCGGTTGGTTTCCTTCAACCGAGCCACCCGGACAGCGCCGACGGGCATCCCGGTGAGCGGTTCATCCAGGGTGATCGACGCCAGGACCGCCGCGGCGCCCGGTGTCCCATCCGGCCCCGGCGGGCCGGCCGGGACTGCCGCATCGACCTTGCTCACCCGGCCGTACCCGGAGGCCGTACCCGAGATGACTTGGACCAGATCACCGACAGCGAACGGCTGATCGCCGCTGAACGTCAGCTGCGCCGGGTGATCCGGTGGACCGGGATACTGCCCGTTGGCCGCGGCACCTTCGGGTGCCAGCCGGTAGAGGGTGGCCCCGGCCACGGCGGCGCCGCCAAGGGTCGGTGCCACCGTGACCGCGACCGACACGGCTTCCACCTGGGTGTACGCGTCGGCGCGTTCGGGGGTTGCCGGGTCGGGTGTTGTTGGTGCACAGCGGAATACATCTCCGACGGCCACGGTGTGGCCGGGCGCGGCGAGATCGATCTGCTGGGTGCCCGCCGCGCCCGGCCGAATCCCCCACCCGGCGCTGCTGGCCGTCGATGCGGTCAGAATCTGCACTTTGATGTCACCCCGCAAGTCTGGACTGGCCGTGGTGAACCTGTTGGGCAGATCGTGGTCGAGGATCGCGACCGGATGTGCGCCCGGAACGACGGTCAACACCGCGCCGTACGCCGCGGTGAGGGTGCCGGCGGAGATACCGATCACCGTGCCCGCGGTGACCCCGGAGTTGCTGGCCACGTCGATGGCGAACCACACCCGCGGGATCAGGTCGGCGGTGCTGGTCTGGCCGCCAGCGCCCAGATATTCGTCCACCCGAAGCGTTTCGTCATCGTCGTCCTCGGTCGGCGCGGGCATCACGGGCGGCATCGGCGCCGCCAGCACAACGGTGCCCCGCGCATGCGCCACACCGGGTTTCACGCGGTCCTCGAAGGTCTGCAACGCGCCGCGGGTGCCCACGGAGTTGCCCGGACCGCGGGTCCAGAAACTGGCATGCACCCGTTCGCGGTGGTCGTCGTCGGTGCTGGTGATCACCAGGATGGAGCCGCCGTCCTGATCGGAGAATCGCCGCGCATCCCGGCTCGGCCTGCCGTCCGCGCCGGGGGTACCGCCGATGTCGTCGAGTTCGATCATGCGGGGCCGGTCGAGCATGTGGAAGTAGTGGCGGCTCTCCCACACCACGTGCCCGATGGTGATGCAGCGGTCGCCGCTGAGACCGGTGACGCACCGCGGCCAGAACCCGTTGAGTGCCAGGGCCGCGGTGGCCAGCCGGCTGCTGCCGCTGAGCCCGCGCAGATCGAACATCGAGTGCTGCGGCCAGACCAGGCCGAAGAGGTTGATGATCTCGAAGTAGAAATTCAGCGGGGCGAACAGGAACACCGACAGCGAGGTGAGGGGCGCACCCCAGGTGGGTCCCAGGACGAGGGTCAGGAAGAAGTTCCATCCCGAGAAGTGGCCGTCGCAGTCCGGCCGCCCCAGTGGGTCGTACTGGCTCAGCGCATAGGCGTGCACACCGGCGGCTGGCATCTCGACCGGCAGCGTCGCAGCGGGCCGGCCCGCAAGCCGACGGGGATCGTCAGGGTCGCCGTGCCAGGGGTCGGGTGTCAGGAAGCTGCCGGTCTCGGGATCCAATTCGCGTGCCCCGAAACAGATCAGGCCACTGTGGCCGTCGGCGATGTGCCCGAACAGGGTCGGCCGCCATCCGGCCCCGATCGCCACCGCGCCGAACGGCGGCTGCATCGCATCCTCGAATCGCCAGTCCGCGGCCACGCTCGCCACCCCGAGCAACGTGCCGAGCGGATCGGTGAAATAGACCTCGTCGATCTCATCCTCGGCATCGCAACGGGCGATCACCCGGCCGTTCCACCACAGGAATCGGCACACCGGGTCCCCCAAGGCGGTGGTGACCGACCACAGCCGGCCCGTCGGGTCGCGATGCTCGCGATACTCAACGCTGTCCGCGGTGACCGAGATCCGTCGACCCAGCCCATCCCAGTCGTACTCGACGGTGCGCTCCGGCATGATGACCGCCCGCAGCTGACCCAGCGCATCGTACCGGTAATCGGTGCGGTGTCCGCGGCAGGTCCGGGCGGTGCGCCGGCCGTTCGCGTCGTAGTCGTAGGTCACGGTGTGCTGTGGCCCGATCAGCTTG
It encodes:
- a CDS encoding RHS repeat protein; the encoded protein is MTTTDYRARQDLIEVLDDPARGQRRLWRGRDGHPVRVELADGTSLTVHRDDANGTLSIVGDDGVPLIGLAAGGAMVPAALRTMGLTPAQAAEIDRTHRLTATDPGGVTRTELAERTVRVQRGAAVLRIDADDQGRPRRITAPGYDDLICRWSDGHWMLQRLDGPTLLTIAESPDAVSFETTALRWSERAAERGTRLSGADETPLADVEFDLCGRITRRTWHGGRTIDYSRDGRGALSGWTESTAVQRITHTRQYCGAELCGWVTDGVRTVVRSDDGGRVRKLIGPQHTVTYDYDANGRRTARTCRGHRTDYRYDALGQLRAVIMPERTVEYDWDGLGRRISVTADSVEYREHRDPTGRLWSVTTALGDPVCRFLWWNGRVIARCDAEDEIDEVYFTDPLGTLLGVASVAADWRFEDAMQPPFGAVAIGAGWRPTLFGHIADGHSGLICFGARELDPETGSFLTPDPWHGDPDDPRRLAGRPAATLPVEMPAAGVHAYALSQYDPLGRPDCDGHFSGWNFFLTLVLGPTWGAPLTSLSVFLFAPLNFYFEIINLFGLVWPQHSMFDLRGLSGSSRLATAALALNGFWPRCVTGLSGDRCITIGHVVWESRHYFHMLDRPRMIELDDIGGTPGADGRPSRDARRFSDQDGGSILVITSTDDDHRERVHASFWTRGPGNSVGTRGALQTFEDRVKPGVAHARGTVVLAAPMPPVMPAPTEDDDDETLRVDEYLGAGGQTSTADLIPRVWFAIDVASNSGVTAGTVIGISAGTLTAAYGAVLTVVPGAHPVAILDHDLPNRFTTASPDLRGDIKVQILTASTASSAGWGIRPGAAGTQQIDLAAPGHTVAVGDVFRCAPTTPDPATPERADAYTQVEAVSVAVTVAPTLGGAAVAGATLYRLAPEGAAANGQYPGPPDHPAQLTFSGDQPFAVGDLVQVISGTASGYGRVSKVDAAVPAGPPGPDGTPGAAAVLASITLDEPLTGMPVGAVRVARLKETNRDIDKGTGTTQAGDVLTVKVTSTALMSAKQPVLIEDGADRRVREISAIGTVSVDTVDPLIGTGPFTLTRYTPEGSTIGTKMSAARFIRHTGGDLPSAYGAWPASIMGVVPVDGTGSGNYSLARQPSGWRFFLQATPRPAAMHPDFNDYWQPVTVAGSHYWLLSSQLKIVEEDGRFYWEPDAFDDRPRRYRQQITPDATGAFHLVVRGFVKSAVTRPDAGGGKVFAFPGEVQVPEEPRARWTMADALADHELVHTLQNTWWGPILGALPLQGVFRSIRDVLVANDADHEDVSWMDHGPADVDDDVSGLDTNWFELVSIGGLMQIIWSFVILGPALPDDDARKAILATNFDDWAAVFNPLNQAIINSIPEVRASDDESKDWRVVLGRLLTRALDLKAWTPLVGFIKLILPDSERNFLEQQASRKSGNLYSNILSVDDKFNADLTNMTDIADANVTAPLGDAVRLMSFYDGWQSRNTAMGRCDADGSGLVTCIDYYDSSDFYGILQFTPAAGTALLPADLYETVRGTAPTTLRVDGPPVAGGGAPVVTELLEVPAGTIMRPRLRAIVPIPPRVFSGLGCYLLPAGPGAWQANVPPARLPLPATPSDDRANTDIAIITIDSTVTLGDDPVAWSTPAASGAAPAGPGIARFITEKQTLKVAGRNTTAWQAAAGAGVTVTARPAGAGWDLTVDPPAAGATLPTDVRVRIWAPIRPTDADLFDLDHPDVPTLAGKRTYIDDEFWIPVRDFLITATDLPALPPGGGTATMTAAGSFDLELPIKVAGPASIIPAGNLLRAKLEGDVAPRGQRWRFTAAKDKFVESAQNVDVVVRFGTGVERKFTITVNPNFTLDAASAEVTPAAPLELTISGGSGPFELVDDPPDASRARVGIAGTTVTVTIAPPPPVPPDAPTPPAVPPITWLLKIRDNDGKLGVRTVTLKSG